AGGTGAGCTCGGTGGCCGATGGTCAGGACGTCGGCCAGCTTGCGGGTACGGCGCGTCAGGTCCTGGTAGTCCACATCCAGCGCACGCCGCAGGGCCTCGGCCGTCACTCCGGACATATCCACGATGCGGGCGCCACGGCGGCAGGCCATGCGGCGCGCCTCGCTGTGCCGCAGGTGGCCGGAGGTCACCAGCAGCACCACATCTGCCAGGGCCATGATACGGCTCACCGGTGCTGGGGGCTCGGCGCCGTTGCGGTACGGTCGGGGCAGCTCGACCAACACCGAATCCGCACTGATGCGCCGCGCGGCGGACAGGAGCAGCTGCGCTAACTCCATCATGGGCGCATCCGCCACCACTACCACCGATTCGGTCTGCTTGGTGTTCAGGCACTGCGTCAACACCAGGCGAGCAGCACGCTGCAATTTGGTCATGCCCCCTCCAGGCTGTTTGCTCTTCCGCCTGCCACCACCCTCCGCTTTACCCGCTATCTCACCCAACTTCACCTATGCCATTCTGGCAAAAGGAACCCTCTCGGCGTGGTACGTGCCGAGAGGGTCCTTGTCGCTCTCAGGCCTGTTCGGCCACACGTTGCAGTTTCAAGAGACGATGCCTACAAAGCTGGCTCACGAACAGGGCCAGCCGCTCTTGCACAGGCTCAATCTGCTGCCCAAACTGTTCGCGCAAGGCAGCTCCCACCTCGGCCAGCGTGCGTGAGCCGTCGCACAGCTTCCAGGCCGCGCTCCCATGGGCATCGAGGTGAATGCGAAAATGCGGAGGCCGGAGCTTCGGAAGGAGGTACTTCTGCAACAAGCCACTGCTGAAGCGCGGCCTGAGCAAAAGCACCCTTCCGTCTTCCTCCTGCCACTCCACCAGCCCCACAGGGATCAGCTCTCCCGCCTGCTCTGGCTGCGAAAGCTCCTCAACGGCCACGACCTTGCCCCTGCGGTCTCACCTACATCACTGCTGGGGCGGCTGGCTCGTCAGGGCTGCCTGCGTTCCCCAGCGGCACCTTCACCAGCAGATAGCCCAACGCGACAATCACCAGCACGCTCACCAGGAACGAGGAGTTCTCCCACAGATTGGGGATGGTGACGCCAAAGAAGACCAAGGCGGCAACCAACAGCCCCACCAGCGCCTCGCCGGCAATCAGGCCGGAGGCGAGCAGGATGCCGCGGTTTTCGATGCGCGTCTTCTGGTTCTCGTTGTACTTTCGCCGCGCCACCACCACATCGATGACCCAGCGGATGATGCCGCCCACGAAGATGGCCGCCACAGTCTCAAACGACAGGTACATGCCCACGCAGACCAGCATGGGGCTGCGCACTTGCACGAGGATGAAGCCGATAGCCAGCAGCATGCCCACGATGATCAGCGGCCACGCCATCTCGCCGCCGACGATGCCTTGCGCCAGCTTGGCCATCAACGTGGCCTGTGGAGCGGCCAGCACCTTCCCGCCGAACCCGCCGTCGTAGCCCTTGATCTCTGCCATCTTCAGGTCGCCGGCGTTCAAGATGAACAGCGGGATCCACATCACCGCTGCAGAGAGGAGCACGCCGATAAAGTCGCCCACCTGCATGCGCCACGGCGTACCACCGAGGATGTGCCCCACTTTCAGGTCCTGCAGCATCTCGCCCGCCACGGCCGCAGACACACAGATGACACCTGCCACCGCCAGAACCGCGATGACGCCTGGGGTGCCAGTGGCGCCGAGGATCACCATGAGGACCGCTGCGATCACCAACGTCGACAGTGTCAGTCCGGAGATGGGATTATTGGAGGAGCCTATGAGCCCTACCAGGTATCCGGACACGGCAGCGAAAAAGAAGCCGGCGAGCATCATGACCAGCGCCGCCACCAAGGCCGGTGCCAGCGCCTCGGGAGCCAGACCCATGAACCACCAGTAGACGAAAAAAGTCAGCACGCCCACAGCCGCCAGGCCGGCGAACACAACCTTGATGTTGATGTCGCGATCAGTGCGCAGCGTGGCCTGCTGAGCCGAGGCCGCCTTGCGCACATCTTCCACCGAGCGCTTGATGCCGCCCGCAAGGCTCTTGCGCATGCGGAACAGCGTAAAGGCCGCGCTCACCAACATGCCGCCAATGGCAATGGGCCGCACTGCATTG
This portion of the candidate division KSB1 bacterium genome encodes:
- a CDS encoding PqqD family protein, with the protein product MAVEELSQPEQAGELIPVGLVEWQEEDGRVLLLRPRFSSGLLQKYLLPKLRPPHFRIHLDAHGSAAWKLCDGSRTLAEVGAALREQFGQQIEPVQERLALFVSQLCRHRLLKLQRVAEQA
- a CDS encoding oligopeptide transporter, OPT family, which encodes MAEPKQVQSGKREYKPFVPPTVDMKEFTLRALIPGLVMAVVLGAANAYLGLKAGMTIAATYPAAVLSMAILRFFKDSNILEENLARTVGSIGESVAAGAIFTLPAFLIAGVWTPEFFGSLSGYLRSSIVMLVGGAAGILFVTLLRRMMVDDPELPFPESVAAAEIHKAGRGGASGAQYLFYAMGIGGLVEALKTVNIFASKWQHFVQVAPKIIPGTAGKGFAGVETGGGFLLKTPALSPAFLGVGYIIGPRLAALNFAGGALSWGLFVPLLMLLLAPQYAPLVEQRAMDWVGVAENLFANAVRPIAIGGMLVSAAFTLFRMRKSLAGGIKRSVEDVRKAASAQQATLRTDRDINIKVVFAGLAAVGVLTFFVYWWFMGLAPEALAPALVAALVMMLAGFFFAAVSGYLVGLIGSSNNPISGLTLSTLVIAAVLMVILGATGTPGVIAVLAVAGVICVSAAVAGEMLQDLKVGHILGGTPWRMQVGDFIGVLLSAAVMWIPLFILNAGDLKMAEIKGYDGGFGGKVLAAPQATLMAKLAQGIVGGEMAWPLIIVGMLLAIGFILVQVRSPMLVCVGMYLSFETVAAIFVGGIIRWVIDVVVARRKYNENQKTRIENRGILLASGLIAGEALVGLLVAALVFFGVTIPNLWENSSFLVSVLVIVALGYLLVKVPLGNAGSPDEPAAPAVM